The DNA region AACAAGTTCCCAACGGTGAGAAAGGGCAAACCGAATTAAATGATACTTAAATCGTTGCTGTAAGTAATCCCTCTGACGGGGGGTTAATCCTAATATCTCCTCAATTTCGCTGGTCGGCAAGTCTTGTAGACGCAGGGTGAAGTAGTCGGCACAATCGTGTTGTTGCCGTTCTTCGAGATAGGCGAACAATTCCTCAACCACCTTATCCCGCAGGTTCGCTTCTAAGGGTTCAGGTTCAGACGCCACCATCACCTCTCGCACCTGCTGAATCGCGGCATCGTTCCAGGTATTTTCTGAATCGGGAGTACCCCCTTCGGCGGCGGTATCCATGTCTACCGAGGTTTCGGGGGGTTGCTGTTGAGAAAAGGTTTGCGCCCGCAAGATCAGCAGTTGCTGGGATCGCCGTCCGGGTAAAGGAATACGGCGCTTGGCATACCGTTCGGTAAACGCCATGTACTCCGACAACTCCAGAAGCGATCGCGGACGATAATTCTCGTCAATGGATGTCTCACGCCGAAATGCATTTAAGGATTCGACATAAAATCCCTGTAAGAAATCTTCAATCAGGGTAACCCGGGCTTGATAGCTCGCGGGGGTTTGAGACGGGGTAATATAGCGGTAGACGATCGCACTCAACGTACTCTGAAGGTCGATTCGTCCCCGGTGAGATCCAAGGCGGTAATACTTTAAGACTTGTTTGAGACGATGGTTGGCTAGGGTCTTTGCCCAGCTTTCAATATCTCCAGACGTCTTAATTCGATGGCTTTCATTACAAATTCGAGTGACTTCATTTGCTAAACGCGCTGCTACATCCCGGCAGTTCTGCTCGGATGCAGTCGTAGACTGCCGGAGTTCGTTAAATAGCAGTTGAAAAATAGCCTCCACGCCCTGGCAGACTTCCCTCATGATGTTCATTCTTTCACAAAGACCCTAACACACATATCAACAACCGTTTTAATCTGGGTTTAGACTCATACATAGCAGTAAGAGGTACTCGAAAAGAGGATCGCTCGATGGATTTAACCCAACAAATTCAAGCTCTGATTGACAATGCCCCGGCTGACGGGACGACGCCGAAAATGGTTGAGGCGATTGCCCCTGTCCTAACCACGCTTGCCAGTCAGTTACACCACTCGGACTATCATATTCTCCAAACCCTAGATCAAGGTTGGGTGGTAACGACCCTGAGTAATCGTGCCCAGCCTGAGGTCGAAAAAAATGTTGTCTATGCTTTTCCTACACTCAAAGACGCGGCTGATTTTCAATCCAATTGGGACCCTCAAATCATCGCGATGCCCGTGCCAGTCACTCACATTTTGTTCCAGATGTTAGCCCTTGACACGGTAAATAGCACCGTTTTCTTTGATACACCTGGTAATTTAACAGCCGGAACCGAGGTGCGTCGAGAGGATCTGCAACGCTTGGTTCAAACTCAGCTCCAGCATACTCAATCAGCACCTCGGTCATATCCTAGCAACCTCCCTCCAGACATTGCTTAATTTAAACTAACCTACAGCCGCTAAAATTCTAGAGACTTGAGGGGAGAGCGATCGACTCGCCCGCCAATTCGGTGCTGGAGGTTTCTCTAACTTTAAGCTTTTGGTCAGCTTTGGCGCTGTTATTTCTCCTGAAAACCCTGGCTTTTCTATTGTAAGCGGTTATAGTCGTTATCCAGTGTCAACGCCTGTAATTTATATCACAGAGGATAACCATGTCTGAATGTCCTGTTTGTCAAACCCAATATATCCCAGGTAATGTGCATCGTTGCTCTGTCTGTGGGTGGGATTTGACCCCCTATCCACCTGCCTTGGCGCAGTCTGTACCCTCAGAATTTTGGCAGCAGCAGTCCGTTCAATTAGATTGGGCGAGACAGATGTGGGCGAAATGGTCATTTTCCCAAGGGGTTTGGCAAACCCTTTCTCCCCTGAAAGAACAGTTAGCCCAGATTGAACAGCAGCTTCAGCAGGCACAACAGGAACGGCAGGATTTACAGGAGCAACTCCAACAACTGCTGCCGCAACTGGATCAGCCCTTACCCACACTAAACACCGAAAGTCATCAAGAGTCAACACCATTACCTCCCCTAGAGGTCGCCGTTTTAAATTATGAATTAATTGAACATCAATTCACGCTCAATGATTTTTCTGACTCGGTATTATCGGTTGCCATTAGTCCAGACGGCGAAACCTTAGTTAGCGGCGGTTATGACAATATGATTAAAGTGTGGAATCTCCAAACTAGGGAGATCATTCACACACTTGCCGGACATACCGACTCCGTTGTTTCTGTTGCCATTAGTCCGGATGGTAAAACCTTAGTCAGTGGCAGTGCTGATAATACTCTGAAAATGTGGAACTTAAACACTGGCACAGAAATAATGACGGCTGATGAACATTTGGACTCAGTGTTATCGGTAGCGATTAGCCCAAATCGTAAAACCGTAGCCAGTGCCAGTTCTGACGGTACCATTAAGCTGTGGGATTTGATCACCGGCTATGAGATCCGCACCTTATTTGGTCATAAAGACGCCGTATTGTCAGTGGCGATTAGTCCAGATGGACAGAATCTAGTCAGTGGCAGTTCTGATGATACGATTAAAGTTTGGAATCTGAAAACGGGGAAAGAAATCCGCACCTTAACTGGGCATAGAAATTCAGTGTTGTCGGTGGCAATTAATCCCGATGGACAAACAGTCGTGAGTGGGGGATATGACGATACAATTAAAGTTTGGAATCTGAAAACCGGGGAAGAAATCCGCACAATTACAGGTCATGAAGATTCCGTCTTATCGGTTGCTGTCAGTCCAGCGGGACAAATGTTAGTTAGTGGCAGTTCTGATAATACGGTTAAGGTTTGGCATCTGAAAACAGGCGAAGAAATCCACACTTTAAGGGGTCATTCTAGCTCGGTTATTTCCGTGGCGTTGAGCCGAGATGGTAAAACAATCGCCAGTTGCAGTTCTGATAAAACGATCAAGGTTTGGCACGTTTTGAGCTGATGTCTTATGTCTTATGTCTTATGTCTTATGTCATTGGTAAGGGTCTAACTTTACCTAACGTAATATCGTTCAGTTTATTCTCACCATGACTGAAGAAGCGTTTTAGTCCATTTTAATGGACTTAAGCTATTAGCCCGGAGTTTGAACTCCGGGCGGATGTCGGGATTGACTGAAAAATCTAAAATTCTCTACAAAATTGATTTAGTAAATCTTATAATTGTCAGAATACTCTAACAACTATCTCATTATAACAAGCTGACTTGTATCACTGTTCAATAAGACTTGAATCACATTTCAAGTTGAACGATATCACAGACGTTTCTGTCTAGCATCACGGTATTCCTTGACCAGATTATTTATACTAGGTAATGTTGAGTTCTGACTTGTCCTATGCAAGTCCCCGTTAAACTTTTACCCGGCGCGATCGCCGATTTATTTGCCCAAGTTAGTATGTGTGGGAAAATTACTCTGGCAGACCGATATGGACTCATGGCAGCTTTATTGGAGGATAGTCTTACCGAAGAAGAAAGAAATTCCATCGATAGGTTACTCCATGCAATCTGTCGTGGACGTATGCAGATCGTCAATGAACTTTCAAAAATTTCGTGATAGTCCTTACTCTCACTTAATTGTCTAACTAAGATACATATCTTAGAAAATTTTAAATGGTTCCCCTCACCCGTGGAGACGTTTCTTAATGTTAAGGAACGTCTCTTAATTTAGGGCTTGCTGCACAAAGCCAAAACCGCAAAGCCCATCAATACTTTGAGCTTTATTGACAGAGGGTTAGATTCAAGGAAATCGGGTAGTATTCTTTAAATGTATGGCATCACCTTGCTCAGGAAAAATGTACCCTTGCTCCCCCAGCTTCCCCAGCTTCCCCCGCTTCCCCCGCTCCCCCTCACCACAACACTTATTCATCAGCTCCTAATTTATAGGTTCCTGTTGCCAGTCAAGCTGGATTTTATCTTACAGTTACCCTTGAAAAGTTTGTGATCTATCTCACTCAATTAAACAAATTTTAATCACAAAGTTATAGCATTTTGGTTACACTAAAATCCGAACGTAGTCACGTTACTAAGGAGACTTGAATTACCTTAATATTTGATGATTATCACTAATCAGATAAAATGTCAATCACTTTAAAACGAGAGTAACTATCTCATAGTATAAGGGTTGAATTTATGCGGAGTAACATGAAACTTCAAGTCCAACTTATACCGGGTGCGATCGCGGATTTATTTGCTCAAGTCAGTTGTTCAGGCAAAATTACACTAGCTGATCGATATGGACTCATGGCAGCCATCTTAGAAGACTCGATCACACAGGAAGAGAGAGAATCCATTGATAGACTGCTGCGGGCGTTTCGCAAGGGACGAATGCAAATGGTTAATGAGATTTCAGCACAGCCGTGTTGTTCTTGTTCAGAGTCACCTTTACAAATCGCTAACTTCACGCTGAACCATTAGACGCCATCCACTGGCGAGTGCCAAAAAATTGACAAGAATGGGCAGCAACGTTTGCTGAAGCGGCTAGGGCATCAGTAAAGGTATGCTTAAGGATAGAGTGACAGAATGCCCCATGAAAAACATCACCAGCTCCCAATGTATCAACCGCATCAACACAAGGTACTGATAATTGACCCGATGTTCCACTGGAGAAATACTCAATTGGTTTTTCCCCATGGGTAATTGCAATGTGGGGAATTCCAGCGGCGCGAAGATAAGCGATCGCGTCTTGGTGAGTATCACAATCTGGGGGATAAAAATTCGCCGAGCAAACGGCATAATTGACGAAGGGCAAAAGATTTTCTAATCCAGGTTTCCAACTCCCCCCATCGAGGACAACTGGAATCTGACGGGATTTTGCCGATTGCGCGATCGCACGACTCACTTCCATTTGATGACCATCAATCATCACAATCGTAATATCTTGGTCAATATCCGGCGGTACTTGCTCAACCCCTGCTTGAATCTTCGCTGCATTAATCGAAACCACCGCGCGATCGCCCGTCTCTTGGGTGACAATAATTGAAGAAATCGGTGGAGGATTGGTTGCTGTCGGATCTAAATCCGCAATAGTTACCCCCTGATCTTGCAAATCGGAACGGATCAGGGGTGTGATCGGGTGAGTTCCCACTACCCCTAAGATTGTCGCGCGATCGCCTAAATAACTAAACGTAACCGCCGCGTTTGTCGCTGGACCCCCAGCCGCCACGGTATAGTCAGAAGCGGCAATTTTTTCATTTTGACCAGGTAGCTTAGGGCTAAGGTAAACCAGATCTAATGTTACCATGCCAACAAAAAGCCCATTGTTTGCCATTGACTATCTTTTGAGAACTATCGAGTAACCAGATAATCATAAGACTTGACTCGATATCGCATCAATCTGATCTTCCTCATCTCCCTCATCTTCCTAATTTCCCATTCACGGAATTCGTTGCACAGGTAAACCCGCAGGTCCCAAACCCTCAAATATCAAGACCTCACAAGAGGGTAGCCCTGAAGTCGTATAATCACAAGTATAGGTAGCTAAGGGTTCGGCTCGGTCATTGAAGACTCTGACATTGTAGTTATAGTCTCTAGCAACCGTTCCGAAATGATTAATAAAGCTGTATCGTTCTAAATAGTTGAGCAGTGTCCAAGGTTGACGGCTAACCACCAAATCAACCCGTTGTTTATCTTGGTAAGCGAGCCAGTTCACGAGCAGTTTACCGCCAAATTCATCAAACTGCTCTTCTGCCCACCAAAGGCTAGGAATTGTAATGTTTTGCTGGGATATTGTATTTGCTGTAACTATGTTGGGGGGTAGGATAGTATCGGGTTCTAAGAATTCTGTTTCTAGAGGAACTAAGGACGGTATTGGTGCAGAATTGCGTTGAGCCGTTGCTGTTGGTGTAATCAACAGAAGTGAAGAAATCCCGATGAAACAAATTTTAAATAGCCCTAATTGACTGAACATAGCTTTGATACTATTCACAGAACCTTATGTTTGTAGTTACGCTGTCTTCGCTAGAAACTTAAGTCGAATGCCACTGACTGGTATGCTGGTGGGCTCTTGCGAAGTCGTGGGTTGAGCGAAGTCGAAACCCACCCTACGGTATATCAAAGGTTTCGGCGATTCCCTAATGCTTTTGACACTCACCCGCGTTTTAACCGGGTGATTCTTGAGCTGATTCTGCCTCTGGTTATCCGCTTCAACAATTGAATTGGGTAAGCAGCGTTTGTTTCCCTAATTATGTTACGTTATGTAAAACTAGATCAAATCCTGACGAGACTTAACTGGATAATGCAATATTCTTAACCCGAACACCCATGCTAAGTCAATTTATTGAGCAACGTTGTGGTCTTTCGATTTGGAAAGTACAACGGCTGGCTCATTTATTATTTCTGGGGGTGACGATTCTCACCTATAACATTTTGGCGATGACGATCGCCAATTCCCTGTTTCTGAGTCATGCGGGTTCAGAGAATCTGCCCCTGTTTTATGTGCTGATTGGGTTAGTCTCGATGCCCGCTTATGCGGTGTTTTCCCAAGTGATTGACCGTTTTAGTCGTCCCCAGCTTTTCCGCTATATGTTGGTTTTTGCCATCGCTATGGCGCTGGGAATGCGACTGTTGATCACTTTGGATACATTATGGGTCTATTATCTTATCTTTATCGCTATTTTCTTCCAATGGGATTTGTATAACAATATCTTATTGCCCAACCTGTTAATGGATTATTTCACAGCGTTGGAGTACAAGCGTTATGCGCCATTTATGGGGATGGCTCAGGCGGTGGGTATCCTGTTGGGCGGCGGTTTGACCAGTTTGCTGTCCCAGTTTTTCACCACGGAAGATATGCTGCTGAGTTTGCCGTTTGTCTGTGCGGTGGCGATCGCGCAACTGATTTATCTGGAACGCTCTCAACGGCGCATCGAGACAAATCGGAGTCAAACCCCGGTAAACCTGGTGGAAGCGTTAAGGACGTTTCCTGATTTAGTCAAGCGCTACCCAATTATCCTATTTTTGGCGAGTAGCAGCTTTCTGTTAGTGATTATCTATATTACGTCAGAGTTTGAATATTTAAGCATTTATGCCCAAACCTTCACCAATGACAGAGAATTAACCAGTTTTCTGGGATTGCTGAGAGTGGCGAATAGTATCCTACAGATGGTGATTCTCTACTGTTTCACTCGCCCTCTGTTGCAACGATTAGGCGTGGGGCGGATGAATCTGGTTTATCCGGTGACAACCTTAGCCAGTTTACTGGGATTGGCGTTTAACTTTAATTTAAAAGCGGCGATCGCGGCGAATGTGAATAGTGATGGATTGTATAAAGGGATTAACTTACCCGTCCATCAATTAAACTATAATGCCGTACCTCCAGAATTTATGGGGCGAGTGCGATCGCTCAGTGATGGTTTATTTTATGCGATCGGGTTGACCTTGGCTGGGGGGCTGTTGTGGGTTGTTCAATCCTTTCTCACCCTAGAGCAAATTATCTGGATTGGCATTAGTTTAACGGTGCTATTGCTGATGGTACGCTTGTT from Coleofasciculus chthonoplastes PCC 7420 includes:
- a CDS encoding sugar kinase, producing MANNGLFVGMVTLDLVYLSPKLPGQNEKIAASDYTVAAGGPATNAAVTFSYLGDRATILGVVGTHPITPLIRSDLQDQGVTIADLDPTATNPPPISSIIVTQETGDRAVVSINAAKIQAGVEQVPPDIDQDITIVMIDGHQMEVSRAIAQSAKSRQIPVVLDGGSWKPGLENLLPFVNYAVCSANFYPPDCDTHQDAIAYLRAAGIPHIAITHGEKPIEYFSSGTSGQLSVPCVDAVDTLGAGDVFHGAFCHSILKHTFTDALAASANVAAHSCQFFGTRQWMASNGSA
- a CDS encoding WD40 repeat domain-containing protein, which gives rise to MSECPVCQTQYIPGNVHRCSVCGWDLTPYPPALAQSVPSEFWQQQSVQLDWARQMWAKWSFSQGVWQTLSPLKEQLAQIEQQLQQAQQERQDLQEQLQQLLPQLDQPLPTLNTESHQESTPLPPLEVAVLNYELIEHQFTLNDFSDSVLSVAISPDGETLVSGGYDNMIKVWNLQTREIIHTLAGHTDSVVSVAISPDGKTLVSGSADNTLKMWNLNTGTEIMTADEHLDSVLSVAISPNRKTVASASSDGTIKLWDLITGYEIRTLFGHKDAVLSVAISPDGQNLVSGSSDDTIKVWNLKTGKEIRTLTGHRNSVLSVAINPDGQTVVSGGYDDTIKVWNLKTGEEIRTITGHEDSVLSVAVSPAGQMLVSGSSDNTVKVWHLKTGEEIHTLRGHSSSVISVALSRDGKTIASCSSDKTIKVWHVLS
- the hetZ gene encoding heterocyst differentiation protein HetZ, yielding MREVCQGVEAIFQLLFNELRQSTTASEQNCRDVAARLANEVTRICNESHRIKTSGDIESWAKTLANHRLKQVLKYYRLGSHRGRIDLQSTLSAIVYRYITPSQTPASYQARVTLIEDFLQGFYVESLNAFRRETSIDENYRPRSLLELSEYMAFTERYAKRRIPLPGRRSQQLLILRAQTFSQQQPPETSVDMDTAAEGGTPDSENTWNDAAIQQVREVMVASEPEPLEANLRDKVVEELFAYLEERQQHDCADYFTLRLQDLPTSEIEEILGLTPRQRDYLQQRFKYHLIRFALSHRWELVHQWLEADLEKNLGLTPHQWQLFQNKIDPQQRELLHHKQQGHSTQEIAQALSCTVTQVDKRWFKLLEIAWDIRNRSVSGSGASEDE